A window of the Mesorhizobium opportunistum WSM2075 genome harbors these coding sequences:
- a CDS encoding arginase family protein, with product MKLTIILASYDSGHYHGGMGQGPDALIAGGLVDALTMAGHDVTVEDIGRVGDAQEREIATGFAVCNAVSGEVRIAIDRGRFPIVLAGNCLTSAGAVAGEGADAIIWADQHGDLNTPETSTYGFLDGMALATVLGLCWRPMAGAIPGFKPIDPSRCVLVNARDLDPDEEKLVETLPIIRTECPGVAQATAKLKAAGAERVHMHLDLDVHDPEELQANRYVTPGGPDPEQLRDAACAIALAVPVVGITVSAYDPAFDAQADVPPLVGQLLNDLIATIEGR from the coding sequence GTGAAGCTCACCATCATCCTGGCCTCCTATGACAGCGGCCATTATCATGGCGGCATGGGCCAGGGCCCCGATGCGCTGATCGCAGGCGGCCTCGTCGACGCCCTGACCATGGCCGGCCACGACGTGACCGTGGAGGATATCGGCAGGGTCGGCGATGCCCAGGAACGCGAGATCGCCACCGGCTTTGCCGTCTGCAATGCCGTCTCAGGCGAGGTTCGCATTGCCATCGACAGGGGCCGGTTCCCCATTGTGCTGGCCGGAAATTGCCTGACATCAGCCGGTGCGGTCGCAGGCGAGGGTGCCGATGCGATCATCTGGGCAGACCAGCATGGCGATCTCAACACGCCCGAGACATCCACATACGGCTTTCTCGACGGCATGGCGCTGGCGACGGTGCTCGGCCTTTGCTGGCGTCCGATGGCGGGCGCCATTCCGGGCTTCAAGCCGATCGATCCCTCGCGCTGCGTGCTCGTCAACGCGCGCGATCTCGATCCGGACGAGGAAAAACTTGTCGAGACGCTGCCGATCATCCGCACGGAATGCCCCGGCGTGGCACAAGCGACGGCAAAGCTGAAGGCTGCCGGCGCCGAACGCGTGCACATGCATCTCGATCTCGACGTGCACGATCCCGAGGAGCTGCAGGCCAACCGCTACGTTACCCCCGGCGGGCCGGACCCGGAACAATTGCGCGACGCGGCTTGCGCCATCGCGCTTGCCGTGCCGGTCGTCGGCATCACCGTTTCCGCTTACGATCCGGCCTTCGACGCCCAGGCCGACGTGCCGCCGCTGGTCGGCCAGCTGCTCAACGATCTTATCGCCACGATAGAGGGCCGCTGA
- the hisH gene encoding imidazole glycerol phosphate synthase subunit HisH: MRVAIIDYGSGNLRSATKAFERAARETGISAEIDLTADAERVRTADRIVLPGVGAYADCAAGLRAVEGMWEAVEDVAIARGRPFLGICVGMQLMSQRGLEKTVTNGFGWIAGDVKEITPADPALKIPQIGWNTIELRRQHPLFSGIPTGPEGLHAYFVHSYHLDARKADEVLAVADYGGPVTAAVARDNLAGTQFHPEKSQALGLALITNFLRWRP, from the coding sequence ATGCGGGTAGCAATTATCGATTATGGTTCGGGCAATCTGCGCTCAGCCACCAAGGCATTCGAGCGCGCCGCGCGCGAAACCGGCATATCCGCGGAAATCGATCTGACGGCCGATGCCGAGCGGGTGCGCACCGCCGACCGCATCGTCCTGCCGGGCGTCGGCGCCTATGCCGACTGCGCGGCCGGTTTGCGCGCCGTCGAGGGCATGTGGGAAGCGGTCGAGGACGTCGCCATTGCCAGGGGCCGACCTTTCCTCGGCATCTGCGTCGGCATGCAGCTGATGTCGCAGCGCGGTCTCGAAAAGACCGTCACCAACGGCTTTGGCTGGATTGCCGGCGACGTCAAGGAGATCACGCCGGCCGATCCGGCGCTGAAGATCCCGCAGATCGGCTGGAACACCATCGAGCTGAGGCGACAGCACCCGCTGTTTTCAGGCATTCCCACCGGGCCAGAAGGGTTGCACGCCTATTTCGTCCATTCCTACCATCTCGATGCGCGCAAGGCGGACGAGGTCCTGGCGGTCGCCGACTACGGCGGTCCGGTGACGGCCGCCGTCGCCCGCGACAATCTCGCCGGCACGCAGTTCCATCCCGAGAAGAGCCAGGCGCTCGGCCTGGCGCTGATCACCAACTTCCTGCGTTGGAGGCCCTGA
- a CDS encoding phosphoribosyl-ATP diphosphatase: protein MAEFSLSDLEKIVHERAHSGDPDSWTAKLFARGIDKAAQKLGEEAVETVIAAVKGDKQGLVSESADLIYHWLVVLGLSGVPLSDVLKELESRTGRSGIAEKASRPKG, encoded by the coding sequence ATGGCTGAATTTTCGCTGTCCGATCTGGAAAAAATCGTCCACGAGCGCGCCCATTCCGGTGACCCCGACTCGTGGACGGCGAAACTGTTCGCCCGCGGCATCGACAAGGCGGCGCAGAAGCTCGGCGAAGAGGCGGTCGAGACGGTGATTGCCGCCGTCAAGGGCGACAAGCAGGGCCTCGTTTCCGAAAGTGCCGATCTTATATATCATTGGCTCGTCGTTCTCGGCCTCTCGGGTGTTCCGTTGAGCGACGTGCTCAAGGAGCTCGAAAGCCGCACCGGGCGTTCGGGCATCGCCGAGAAGGCGTCACGGCCCAAGGGCTGA
- the hslV gene encoding ATP-dependent protease subunit HslV: MSDNLTMHATTIVTVRKGNKVVIAGDGQVSLGQTIMKGNARKVRRIGKGGNVIAGFAGATADAFTLLERLEAKLEQYPDQLTRACVELAKDWRTDRYLRRLEAMMLVADKSVSLALTGTGDVLEPEHGVMAIGSGGNYALAAARALMDTDKDAEEIARKAMQIASDICVYTNNNFVVETLDAG, from the coding sequence ATGTCTGATAATCTGACCATGCACGCCACGACCATCGTGACGGTGCGCAAGGGCAACAAGGTAGTGATCGCCGGCGACGGCCAGGTCAGCCTTGGCCAGACCATCATGAAGGGCAATGCCCGCAAAGTCCGCCGCATCGGCAAGGGCGGCAATGTGATTGCGGGTTTCGCCGGCGCCACCGCCGACGCCTTCACCCTGCTGGAGCGGCTGGAAGCCAAGCTCGAACAATATCCCGACCAGCTGACGCGCGCCTGCGTCGAGCTTGCCAAGGACTGGCGCACCGACCGCTATCTGCGCCGGCTGGAGGCCATGATGCTGGTTGCCGACAAGTCGGTCTCGCTGGCACTGACCGGCACCGGCGACGTGCTCGAACCCGAACATGGCGTCATGGCCATTGGTTCGGGCGGCAATTATGCACTGGCCGCCGCACGCGCGCTGATGGACACCGACAAGGATGCCGAGGAGATCGCCCGCAAGGCGATGCAGATCGCATCCGATATCTGCGTCTACACCAACAACAATTTCGTCGTCGAAACGCTCGATGCCGGCTGA
- the coaA gene encoding type I pantothenate kinase, whose translation MDQLAPTEKYSPFRFFSAEQWSQFRADTPLTLSEDEFRRLRSLNDPVDLAEVSRIYLSLSRLLSAHVEASQLLFRQRQAFFNAVDIVKTPFIIGIAGSVAVGKSTTARVLKELLARWPSSPKVDLITTDGFLLPNEVLRRENLMERKGFPDSYDVGALLRFLSGIKSALPDVRAPVYSHLTYDVIPGEFVTIDRPDILIFEGINVLQPGKLPQDGKIVPFLSDFFDFAIYIDADEKLIHEWYISRFMRLRETAFRNPDSFFHRYSQLSEDSARAIAEGLWTNINLKNLRENILPTRARADLILRKGADHLVEEVALRKL comes from the coding sequence ATGGATCAGCTCGCGCCAACCGAGAAATATTCCCCGTTTCGTTTCTTCTCCGCCGAGCAATGGTCGCAATTCCGCGCCGACACGCCGCTGACGCTGAGCGAGGACGAGTTCCGCCGCCTGCGTTCGCTGAACGACCCGGTCGACCTCGCGGAGGTCTCGCGCATCTATCTGTCGCTGTCGCGGCTGCTGTCCGCCCATGTCGAGGCGAGCCAGCTTCTGTTCCGGCAGCGCCAGGCTTTCTTCAACGCCGTCGATATCGTCAAGACGCCGTTCATCATCGGCATTGCCGGCTCCGTCGCGGTCGGCAAATCGACCACGGCGCGCGTGCTGAAGGAGCTTCTGGCCCGCTGGCCGTCGAGCCCCAAGGTCGACCTCATCACCACCGACGGTTTTCTGCTGCCCAACGAGGTGCTGCGCCGCGAAAACCTGATGGAACGCAAGGGCTTCCCCGACAGCTACGATGTCGGCGCGCTGCTGCGCTTCCTCTCCGGCATCAAGTCGGCGCTGCCCGATGTCCGTGCGCCTGTTTATTCGCACCTGACCTATGACGTCATTCCCGGCGAGTTCGTCACCATCGACCGGCCGGATATCCTGATCTTCGAAGGCATCAACGTGCTGCAGCCGGGCAAGCTGCCGCAGGACGGCAAGATCGTGCCCTTCCTGTCGGACTTCTTCGACTTCGCCATCTACATCGACGCCGACGAGAAGCTGATCCACGAGTGGTATATTTCTCGCTTCATGCGGCTGCGCGAGACCGCTTTCCGCAATCCGGACTCCTTCTTCCACCGCTATTCCCAGCTCTCGGAGGATTCGGCGCGGGCCATCGCCGAAGGCCTGTGGACCAACATCAACCTGAAGAATTTGCGCGAGAACATCCTGCCGACGCGTGCCCGCGCCGACCTCATCCTGCGCAAGGGCGCCGACCACCTGGTCGAGGAAGTGGCGTTGCGCAAACTGTAG
- a CDS encoding DUF2628 domain-containing protein codes for MASYVVMEPPGRSERAGATVFVRDGFTWLGLLVPPLWFAWHRLWIEAALTFVVMGLLSMLGEKLGLGLAGSLLSLLVSLYVGLEGQGLRIAALRRRGWHEWGVVQAGWLDDADVRYALEAEAHADEAVAAPRMVPDAALARPAQPGMALGLTHIPGRR; via the coding sequence ATGGCCAGCTATGTCGTGATGGAACCACCCGGCCGCAGCGAGAGAGCCGGCGCAACGGTCTTTGTCCGTGACGGCTTCACCTGGCTTGGCCTGCTGGTGCCGCCACTATGGTTCGCCTGGCATCGGCTGTGGATCGAGGCGGCGCTGACCTTCGTCGTCATGGGCCTGCTTTCGATGCTTGGTGAGAAGCTCGGCCTTGGCCTTGCCGGTTCACTGCTGTCGCTGCTCGTCTCGCTCTATGTCGGCCTGGAAGGGCAGGGGCTGCGCATCGCTGCGCTCCGCCGCCGCGGCTGGCATGAATGGGGCGTGGTCCAGGCCGGCTGGCTGGATGATGCCGACGTCCGCTATGCGCTGGAAGCCGAGGCGCATGCGGACGAAGCCGTAGCTGCACCGCGCATGGTTCCGGATGCCGCCTTGGCGCGCCCGGCGCAGCCGGGCATGGCGCTGGGACTGACCCACATTCCGGGACGGCGCTGA
- the hisF gene encoding imidazole glycerol phosphate synthase subunit HisF codes for MLKARVIPCLDVKNGRVVKGVNFVDLIDAGDPVEAAKAYDAAGADELCFLDITASSDNRETIFDVVARTAEQCFMPLTVGGGVRQVADIRKLLLAGADKVSINTAAVTNPDFVAEAADKFGNQCIVVAIDAKKVSGDGEADRWEIFTHGGREKTGIDAVEFARKMVDRGAGEILLTSMDRDGTKAGYDIALTRAVADAVRAPVIASGGVGTLDHMVEGIRDGHAGAVLAASIFHFGTYTIAQAKAHMAAAGLPMRLDSSGDRS; via the coding sequence ATGCTGAAAGCCCGCGTCATCCCTTGCCTCGACGTCAAGAACGGCCGTGTCGTCAAGGGCGTCAACTTCGTCGATCTCATCGATGCCGGCGATCCGGTCGAGGCGGCCAAGGCCTATGACGCGGCCGGCGCCGACGAGCTTTGTTTTCTCGACATCACCGCTTCGTCGGACAATCGCGAGACCATTTTCGACGTCGTCGCCCGCACCGCCGAGCAATGCTTCATGCCGTTGACCGTCGGCGGCGGCGTGCGCCAGGTCGCCGACATCCGGAAATTGCTGCTGGCCGGTGCCGACAAGGTGTCGATCAACACGGCAGCGGTGACGAACCCGGATTTCGTCGCCGAGGCCGCCGACAAGTTCGGCAATCAATGCATCGTCGTCGCCATCGACGCCAAGAAAGTGTCGGGCGACGGCGAAGCCGACCGCTGGGAGATCTTCACCCATGGCGGGCGCGAGAAGACCGGCATCGACGCGGTCGAATTCGCCCGTAAAATGGTCGATCGCGGCGCCGGCGAGATCCTTTTGACCTCGATGGACCGCGACGGCACCAAGGCCGGCTACGACATCGCGCTCACCCGCGCGGTCGCCGACGCGGTGCGCGCGCCGGTTATCGCTTCGGGCGGCGTCGGCACGCTCGATCACATGGTCGAAGGCATCCGCGACGGCCATGCCGGCGCCGTGCTGGCGGCGTCCATCTTCCATTTCGGCACCTACACCATAGCCCAGGCCAAGGCGCACATGGCCGCGGCCGGGCTGCCGATGCGGCTGGACTCCTCGGGCGATCGGTCCTAG
- a CDS encoding DegQ family serine endoprotease, with amino-acid sequence MSPLGILRRHRVAALLGAALIISPVVVSFAQNTNGIAKIVATTQTPVPGISAPNGSFAPVVAATKPAVVTVTTVMKAQPEAMNEASPFQDNSPFDDYFRQFFGDQGMPMPRTPPQQQAPRTEALGSGFIVGADGTIVTNNHVVDGASSIKVTLDDGTELPAKVVGSDAKNDLAVLKIKASKPLPTVKWGDSDRLMTGDQVLAIGNPFGIGTTVSAGIVSARGRDLHSGPFDDFIQIDAPINHGNSGGPLVDVNGNVIGINTAIYSPNGGSVGVGFAIPSDQAQKVVAKLEKGGSIQYGYLGVDIQPVTPDVASAMGLDHPGGALVSQVNDGSPAALAGVETGDVITGFAGQDVKDPKDLSRAVADVAPGTRETLDVWRKGKAMKISVDVGRNSDDAKTASTGGSGAPGAEQGSGAPALGLGLMDITPDIRQQMNLADNERGAVVARVNPDKAAAAAGIQPGDIIVAVNQVPVKSAKQVTQAVAQAGKSGRKSVLLLVERGGSQIYVAVPFANG; translated from the coding sequence ATGTCACCTCTAGGCATCCTTCGAAGACATCGCGTCGCCGCCCTGCTGGGCGCCGCGCTGATTATCTCCCCTGTTGTCGTTTCATTCGCCCAGAACACGAACGGCATCGCCAAGATCGTCGCGACCACCCAGACCCCGGTACCCGGAATATCGGCGCCGAACGGTTCGTTCGCGCCGGTCGTGGCCGCGACCAAACCGGCCGTCGTGACGGTAACGACGGTCATGAAGGCACAACCGGAAGCCATGAACGAGGCGTCGCCCTTCCAGGACAATTCCCCGTTCGACGACTATTTCCGGCAGTTCTTCGGCGACCAGGGCATGCCCATGCCCAGGACCCCGCCACAACAGCAGGCGCCGCGAACCGAGGCCCTGGGCTCCGGCTTCATCGTCGGTGCCGACGGCACCATCGTCACCAACAACCATGTCGTCGACGGCGCCTCCTCGATCAAGGTGACGCTCGACGACGGCACGGAGCTCCCGGCCAAGGTCGTCGGCAGCGATGCCAAGAACGATCTCGCCGTGCTCAAGATCAAGGCCAGCAAGCCCTTGCCGACGGTCAAATGGGGCGATTCCGACAGGTTGATGACCGGCGACCAGGTGCTGGCGATCGGCAATCCGTTCGGCATCGGCACCACGGTTAGCGCGGGCATCGTCTCGGCGCGCGGCCGCGACCTGCACAGCGGGCCGTTCGACGACTTCATCCAGATCGACGCGCCGATCAACCATGGCAATTCCGGCGGTCCGCTGGTGGATGTGAACGGCAATGTCATCGGCATCAACACGGCGATCTATTCGCCCAATGGCGGCAGCGTCGGCGTCGGCTTCGCCATTCCCTCCGACCAGGCCCAGAAGGTGGTCGCCAAGCTGGAGAAGGGCGGCTCCATCCAGTACGGCTATCTCGGCGTCGATATCCAGCCGGTGACGCCGGACGTTGCCAGCGCCATGGGGCTCGATCATCCCGGCGGCGCGCTGGTTTCCCAGGTCAATGACGGCTCCCCGGCGGCCCTTGCCGGCGTCGAAACCGGCGACGTTATCACCGGCTTCGCCGGGCAGGACGTGAAGGATCCCAAGGATCTGTCGCGGGCCGTCGCTGACGTCGCCCCTGGCACCAGGGAAACGCTCGACGTCTGGCGCAAGGGCAAGGCCATGAAGATCTCAGTCGATGTCGGACGCAACAGCGACGATGCGAAGACGGCATCGACCGGCGGCTCCGGCGCGCCGGGCGCCGAGCAGGGCTCCGGTGCGCCAGCGCTCGGCCTCGGCCTGATGGACATCACGCCCGACATTCGCCAGCAGATGAACCTCGCCGACAACGAGCGCGGCGCGGTGGTTGCGCGCGTCAATCCCGACAAGGCAGCGGCCGCTGCCGGCATCCAGCCGGGCGACATCATCGTCGCCGTCAACCAGGTTCCGGTGAAGAGCGCCAAACAGGTGACCCAGGCGGTTGCCCAGGCAGGCAAATCAGGGCGCAAGTCGGTGCTGTTGCTGGTCGAACGCGGCGGCAGCCAGATCTATGTCGCCGTGCCGTTCGCCAATGGCTGA
- the hisA gene encoding 1-(5-phosphoribosyl)-5-[(5-phosphoribosylamino)methylideneamino]imidazole-4-carboxamide isomerase — MILFPAIDLKDGKCVRLKHGDMATATIYNDDPAAQARAFEEQGFEWLHVVDLNGAFKGQSVNSAAVGAILKATKNPVQLGGGIRTLEQIEDWLARGLARVILGTVAVRDPDLVRQACKAFPGKVAVGIDAKGGKVAVEGWAEASSLGVIELARKFEGAGVAAIIYTDIDRDGVLTGINWDATIDLAEAVSIPVIASGGLASIADIVRMTMPDAQKLEGAISGRALYDGRIDPTEALAILRGKPAMEARS, encoded by the coding sequence ATGATCCTTTTTCCTGCCATCGACCTCAAGGACGGCAAATGCGTGCGCCTGAAGCACGGCGATATGGCCACCGCGACCATCTACAACGATGATCCGGCCGCACAGGCGCGAGCCTTCGAGGAACAAGGCTTCGAGTGGCTGCACGTCGTCGACCTCAACGGCGCCTTCAAGGGCCAGAGCGTGAATAGTGCCGCCGTCGGCGCCATTCTCAAGGCGACGAAGAACCCGGTACAGCTTGGCGGCGGCATCCGCACACTGGAGCAGATCGAGGATTGGCTCGCCCGCGGCCTCGCCCGCGTCATCCTTGGCACGGTGGCCGTGCGCGATCCCGATCTGGTCAGGCAGGCCTGCAAGGCTTTCCCGGGCAAGGTCGCCGTCGGCATCGACGCCAAGGGCGGCAAGGTCGCCGTCGAAGGCTGGGCCGAGGCGTCGAGCCTCGGCGTCATCGAGCTGGCCAGGAAATTCGAAGGCGCCGGCGTCGCCGCCATCATCTACACCGACATCGACCGCGACGGCGTGCTGACCGGCATCAACTGGGACGCCACCATCGACCTCGCCGAGGCGGTTTCGATCCCGGTCATCGCTTCGGGTGGCCTCGCCTCGATCGCCGACATCGTACGCATGACCATGCCGGACGCGCAAAAACTGGAAGGCGCCATTTCGGGCCGCGCGCTCTATGACGGCCGCATCGATCCGACCGAGGCGCTGGCGATCCTGCGGGGCAAGCCGGCAATGGAGGCGCGGTCGTGA
- a CDS encoding MBL fold metallo-hydrolase, whose translation MEWFSRSIVDDRTTMLTEPFVHDYVRANIWHLHGRDADLLVDTGMGIRPLAPEIETPRGKPLLVVATHIHLDHVGSLHEFPWRAGPRMSAAQFESMDEAATYAYMFHDLEGAVSKLPEPGWKTADYKIPSAPLTRTLDEGDVIDLGDRQFRVLHLPGHSPDSIALFDEADGLFFSGDAIYDDTLIDSLPDSDRAAYIGTMRRLLDLPIRIGHGGHGPSFDGERMRAIATAYLRSHAGL comes from the coding sequence ATGGAATGGTTCAGCAGGAGCATCGTCGACGACAGGACGACGATGCTGACCGAGCCGTTCGTGCATGACTATGTGCGCGCCAACATCTGGCACCTGCATGGGCGCGATGCCGACCTGTTAGTCGACACCGGCATGGGCATCCGTCCGCTGGCGCCGGAGATCGAAACGCCCCGTGGAAAGCCGCTGCTGGTCGTCGCCACCCATATCCATCTCGACCATGTCGGCTCGCTGCACGAATTTCCATGGCGAGCGGGACCCAGGATGAGTGCGGCGCAATTCGAAAGCATGGATGAGGCGGCGACCTACGCTTACATGTTCCACGATCTCGAAGGCGCCGTTTCGAAACTGCCCGAGCCGGGCTGGAAAACCGCCGACTACAAGATCCCGTCGGCGCCGCTGACGCGGACCCTCGACGAAGGCGACGTGATCGATCTCGGCGACCGGCAATTCCGAGTGTTGCACCTGCCCGGGCATTCGCCGGATTCGATCGCGCTGTTCGACGAGGCCGACGGCCTGTTCTTCAGCGGCGACGCCATCTACGACGACACGCTGATCGACAGCCTGCCGGATTCCGACCGCGCCGCCTATATCGGCACCATGCGGCGCCTGCTCGACCTGCCGATCCGCATCGGCCATGGCGGCCACGGCCCAAGCTTCGACGGCGAGCGCATGCGTGCGATTGCAACGGCCTATCTGCGCTCGCATGCCGGTCTGTGA
- the hisB gene encoding imidazoleglycerol-phosphate dehydratase HisB yields the protein MAPRSAEANRKTRETDISVSVHVDGSGKSDIATGVGFFDHMLDQLSRHSLIDMTVKAKGDLHIDDHHTVEDTGIALGQALTKALGERRGIMRYASIDLAMDETLTRAAIDVSGRPFLVWNVSFSSPKIGTFDTELVREFFQALAQNAGITLHVINHYGANNHHIAETCFKAVARALRAALERDPRQPDAVPSTKGSLKG from the coding sequence ATGGCGCCCCGTTCCGCCGAAGCCAACCGCAAGACCAGGGAAACCGACATCTCGGTGTCGGTCCATGTCGACGGTTCGGGAAAATCCGATATCGCCACCGGCGTCGGCTTCTTCGACCATATGCTGGACCAGCTTTCTCGCCATTCGCTGATCGACATGACGGTCAAGGCCAAGGGCGATCTGCACATCGACGACCACCACACCGTCGAGGATACCGGCATCGCGCTTGGCCAAGCCTTGACCAAGGCGCTGGGTGAGCGGCGCGGCATCATGCGCTATGCCTCGATCGACCTTGCCATGGACGAGACGCTGACGCGCGCGGCGATCGACGTCTCCGGCCGTCCCTTCCTGGTCTGGAACGTTTCCTTCTCGTCGCCGAAGATCGGCACCTTCGACACCGAACTGGTGCGTGAATTCTTCCAGGCGCTGGCGCAGAACGCCGGCATCACGCTGCATGTCATCAACCACTATGGCGCCAACAACCATCATATCGCCGAGACCTGCTTCAAGGCGGTGGCGCGCGCGCTGCGCGCCGCACTGGAACGCGATCCGCGCCAGCCGGACGCGGTTCCCTCCACCAAGGGATCTTTGAAGGGATAG
- a CDS encoding L,D-transpeptidase, producing the protein MRELPQGPTPPRNGGAVDIDLHLSRRAVLTGAGALALLSAAGCSTSGDGGMPVLQLDNTVTGSVPPMRPAISVDKNITGADVMYAALTDNGFNVPEVPYLKVKPEFRRQIVVDTTGEAPGTIVVHLKERMLYLVQPGGDAIRYGVGIGKDGFRWSGRANIQYGREWPTWTPPPEMIQRKPELVKWQGGQPGGLTNPLGARALYIYQDGKDTGYRIHGSPEWWSIGQAMSSGCVRLINQDIIDLYSRVSKKNPVVVM; encoded by the coding sequence ATGCGTGAGTTGCCGCAAGGTCCGACGCCGCCACGAAACGGCGGCGCAGTCGATATCGATCTTCATCTTTCCCGCCGCGCCGTCCTGACCGGGGCAGGCGCGCTGGCGCTGCTCAGCGCCGCCGGCTGCTCGACTTCCGGGGACGGCGGTATGCCGGTGCTCCAACTCGACAATACGGTCACCGGCTCGGTGCCGCCGATGCGGCCTGCGATCAGCGTCGACAAGAACATCACCGGCGCCGATGTCATGTACGCCGCCTTGACCGACAACGGCTTCAACGTGCCTGAAGTGCCGTACCTGAAGGTCAAGCCGGAATTCCGCCGCCAGATCGTCGTCGACACCACAGGCGAGGCGCCCGGCACCATCGTCGTACATCTCAAGGAGCGCATGCTCTACCTCGTCCAGCCGGGAGGCGATGCCATCCGCTACGGCGTCGGCATCGGCAAGGACGGCTTCCGCTGGTCCGGCCGCGCAAACATCCAGTATGGCAGGGAATGGCCGACCTGGACGCCGCCGCCCGAGATGATCCAGCGCAAGCCGGAACTGGTGAAATGGCAGGGCGGCCAGCCCGGCGGCCTGACCAATCCGCTCGGGGCGCGTGCGCTCTACATCTACCAGGACGGCAAGGACACCGGCTATCGCATCCACGGCTCGCCCGAATGGTGGAGCATCGGCCAGGCGATGTCGTCTGGCTGCGTGCGCCTGATCAACCAGGACATCATCGACCTCTACAGCCGCGTTTCGAAGAAAAACCCGGTCGTCGTCATGTGA
- a CDS encoding diphosphate--fructose-6-phosphate 1-phosphotransferase — MTGTFVIAQGGGPTAVINQTVVGATLEIRKRHPGAKVLGSIHGVRGIRDGNYVDLSAIPEDRLRLIAGTPSAALGSTRDKPDAAYCEIILNGLKKAGADAFIYIGGNDTSGTQQILTDAAGGSIAFVHAPKTIDNDLEENDHTPGFISAAEFVAGAFLSVDLDFRALPGIYVGIVMGRHAGFLTAAAAAWQLDPGSGPHLVYVPERPFSAAGFIDDVRATLDRHKRCIVAVSEGVSTADGKALVESLVPPNKLERDAHGNVKLSGSDLPAALERALAEGLPGKRARVDALGYMPRGYVGAISAVDAQEAFDAGAFAVSVAEQGGGSVALQYDGAKTVLKKVPLKNVAGKTRHMPDNFMQPDVNQLSEAGMAYLKRLVPEKYKVGKPFV, encoded by the coding sequence ATGACCGGAACTTTTGTCATCGCGCAGGGTGGCGGCCCGACCGCCGTCATCAACCAAACGGTGGTCGGTGCGACGCTGGAGATCCGCAAGCGGCATCCGGGCGCCAAGGTGCTGGGCTCCATCCACGGCGTGCGCGGCATTCGTGATGGCAACTATGTCGACCTCTCGGCCATTCCCGAAGACCGCCTGCGGCTGATCGCCGGAACGCCAAGCGCTGCACTGGGCTCGACGCGCGACAAGCCGGATGCCGCCTATTGCGAAATCATCCTCAACGGCCTGAAGAAGGCCGGCGCCGACGCCTTCATCTATATTGGCGGCAACGACACATCGGGGACGCAGCAAATCCTGACCGATGCGGCCGGCGGCAGCATCGCTTTCGTCCATGCGCCGAAAACCATCGACAATGACCTCGAGGAAAACGACCACACGCCGGGGTTCATCTCGGCCGCCGAGTTCGTCGCCGGCGCCTTCCTGTCCGTCGATCTGGATTTCCGCGCGCTGCCCGGCATCTATGTCGGCATCGTCATGGGCCGGCATGCAGGCTTCCTGACCGCGGCCGCCGCCGCCTGGCAGCTCGATCCCGGTAGCGGCCCGCATCTGGTCTACGTGCCGGAACGGCCATTCTCGGCCGCCGGCTTCATCGATGACGTGCGCGCCACGCTAGACCGCCACAAACGCTGCATCGTCGCCGTGTCGGAAGGCGTCAGCACCGCCGACGGCAAGGCGCTGGTCGAAAGCCTGGTGCCGCCGAACAAGCTCGAGCGTGACGCGCATGGCAACGTCAAGCTGTCGGGCAGCGACCTGCCGGCGGCGCTCGAGCGGGCTCTGGCCGAAGGCCTGCCGGGCAAGCGCGCCCGGGTCGATGCACTCGGCTACATGCCGCGCGGCTATGTCGGCGCCATCAGCGCCGTCGACGCGCAAGAGGCCTTCGATGCCGGCGCCTTCGCCGTCTCCGTCGCCGAACAAGGCGGCGGCTCGGTGGCGCTGCAGTATGACGGCGCTAAAACGGTGCTGAAGAAGGTGCCGCTGAAGAACGTCGCCGGCAAGACCCGCCACATGCCCGACAATTTCATGCAGCCCGACGTCAACCAGCTGTCCGAGGCCGGTATGGCCTACCTCAAGCGGCTGGTGCCGGAAAAGTACAAGGTCGGGAAGCCGTTCGTCTGA